A region from the Lolium perenne isolate Kyuss_39 chromosome 4, Kyuss_2.0, whole genome shotgun sequence genome encodes:
- the LOC127349060 gene encoding uncharacterized protein, with protein sequence MWSSDEDGVLREQVRLHGAHNWDTICVALPGRNAKSCRLRWCQHLDPRVDVVKPFTPEEDKLIVKYQAAYGNRWSTIAEFLSGRTDNAIKNRWNSVLRKHHGHASASASAADQGPPRQYWAPSASRHAAGPELTPGCLPLFPLEKGDVMRDRRSPPLPHHAPEDEDMSDAETSSAASVECLQLFPLAPGDVRANAGAAASSGMSCGADDPLTQLRLAPAARLVFDVMPLRSYQM encoded by the coding sequence ATGTGGAGCTCCGACGAGGACGGCGTGCTGCGGGAGCAGGTGCGCCTGCACGGCGCGCACAACTGGGACACCATCTGCGTGGCGCTGCCCGGGCGGAACGCCAAGTCGTGCCGCCTCCGCTGGTGCCAGCACCTCGACCCCCGGGTGGACGTCGTCAAGCCCTTCACCCCCGAGGAGGACAAGCTCATCGTCAAGTACCAGGCCGCCTACGGCAACCGCTGGTCCACCATCGCCGAGTTCCTCTCCGGCCGCACCGACAACGCCATCAAGAACCGCTGGAACTCCGTCCTCCGCAAGCACCACGgccacgcctccgcctccgcctccgcggccgACCAGGGGCCTCCTCGCCAGTACTGGGCTCCTTCCGCCTCCCGCCACGCTGCAGGCCCCGAGTTGACGCCGGGCTGCCTCCCGCTGTTTCCTCTGGAGAAGGGCGATGTCATGAGGGACAGGAGAAGCCCTCCGCTGCCTCATCACGCGCCCGAGGACGAGGACATGTCTGATGCCGAGACATCTTCGGCCGCGTCTGTGGAGTGCCTGCAGCTGTTCCCTCTGGCGCCCGGGGATGTCAGGGCCAACGCGGGCGCGGCGGCGTCGAGTGGCATGTCCTGCGGAGCAGACGACCCGCTCACTCAGCTCAGGCTCGCGCCGGCGGCGAGGTTGGTGTTCGACGTTATGCCGCTGCGGTCGTACCAGATGTAG
- the LOC127349059 gene encoding uncharacterized protein: MMMPSSLAGTSGSDYAAVAAAAAAAPQVTRKAMWSSDEDGVLREQVRLHGPQNWDTICVALPGRNAKSCRLRWCQHLDPRVDVVKPFTPEEDKLIVKYQAAYGNRWSTIAEFLSGRTDNAIKNRWNSVLRKHHGVGQASASAADHGQSRQYWAPSSSRHAAGPELTPGCLPLFPLEKGDVMRDRRSPPLPHHAPEDEDMSDAETSSAASVECLQLFPLAPGDVRANAGAAASSGMSCGADDPLTQLRLAPAASLVFDVIPLRSYRM; encoded by the coding sequence ATGATGATGCCGTCGTCGTTAGCGGGCACGTCTGGCTCCGActacgccgccgtcgccgcggcggccgccgccgcgccgcaggTGACCAGGAAGGCGATGTGGAGCTCGGACGAGGACGGCGTGCTGCGGGAGCAGGTGCGCCTGCACGGCCCGCAGAACTGGGACACCATCTGCGTGGCGCTGCCCGGGCGGAACGCCAAGTCGTGCCGCCTCCGCTGGTGCCAGCACCTCGACCCCCGGGTGGACGTCGTCAAGCCCTTCACCCCCGAGGAGGACAAGCTCATCGTCAAGTACCAGGCCGCCTACGGCAACCGCTGGTCCACCATCGCCGAGTTCCTCTCCGGCCGCACCGACAACGCCATCAAGAACCGCTGGAACTCCGTCCTCCGCAAGCACCACGGCGTTGGgcaggcctccgcctccgccgccgaccACGGGCAGTCGCGCCAGTACTGGGCTCCTTCCTCCTCCCGCCACGCTGCAGGCCCCGAGTTGACGCCGGGCTGCCTCCCGCTGTTTCCTCTGGAGAAGGGCGATGTCATGAGGGACAGGAGAAGCCCTCCGCTGCCTCATCACGCGCCCGAGGACGAGGACATGTCTGATGCTGAGACATCTTCGGCCGCGTCTGTGGAGTGCCTCCAGCTGTTCCCTCTGGCGCCCGGGGATGTCAGGGCCAACGCTGGCGCGGCGGCGTCGAGTGGCATGTCCTGCGGAGCAGACGACCCGCTCACCCAGCTCAGGCTCGCGCCGGCGGCGAGTTTGGTGTTCGACGTTATACCGCTGCGGTCGTACCGGATGTAG
- the LOC127296254 gene encoding ribulose bisphosphate carboxylase small subunit, chloroplastic 1: MAPAVMASSATSVAPFQGLKSTAGLPVSRRSNARLGSVSNGGRIRCMQVWPIEGIKKFETLSYLPLLSTEDLLKQIDFLIRSKWVPCLEFSKVGFVFREFGSTPGYYDGRYWTMWKLPMFGCTDAAQVAKEVEEVKKEYPDAYIRIIGFDNIRQVQCVSFIAYKPPGCEESGKA; this comes from the exons ATGGCCCCCGCGGTGATGGCTTCGTCAGCCACCTCCGTCGCGCCCTTCCAGGGCCTCAAGTCCACCGCTGGCCTCCCGGTCAGCCGCCGCAGCAACGCTCGCCTCGGCAGCGTCAGCAACGGCGGAAGGATTAGGTGCATGCAG GTGTGGCCGATTGAGGGCATCAAGAAGTTCGAGACCCTTTCCTACCTGCCACTGCTGTCCACGGAGGACCTCCTGAAGCAGATCGACTTCCTCATCCGCTCCAAGTGGGTTCCCTGCCTGGAGTTCAGCAAGGTCGGCTTCGTCTTCCGCGAGTTCGGCAGCACTCCCGGATACTACGACGGCAGGTACTGGACAATGTGGAAGCTGCCCATGTTCGGCTGCACCGACGCCGCACAGGTCGcaaaggaggtggaggaggtcaaGAAGGAGTACCCTGACGCCTATATCCGCATCATTGGCTTCGACAACATCCGTCAAGTGCAGTGCGTCAGCTTCATCGCCTACAAGCCACCAGGCTGCGAGGAGTCCGGCAAGGCATAA
- the LOC127349058 gene encoding uncharacterized protein, whose translation MTVLVPASAVYVCLVVGILLLAITTVSTVGGVANAMAVASSSNTMKASVSKAPPAANNSDQYICYLCRQRNTLMIKRCPLDVDDCHIACLSSPASSRRALSPPGHHDGDTNVLGSGPGGADPDDCYVMKLYPDGTWVIVYAVSCKAVAGCYLVCGDGDDDVPGRNTSPAVPKGPMPHLHDAEFQRCGDQITAALPAV comes from the coding sequence ATGACAGTGCTCGTCCCGGCTTCTGCTGTGTATGTttgcctcgtcgtcggcatcctTCTCTTGGCAATCACGACGGTCTCCACGGTCGGCGGCGTCGCCAATGCCATGGCAGTGGCCAGCAGCAGCAACACCATGAAGGCGAGCGTCTCCAAGGCGCCACCGGCGGCCAACAACTCTGATCAGTACATCTGCTACCTCTGCCGCCAGCGTAACACTCTCATGATCAAGCGGTGCCCCCTCGACGTGGACGACTGCCACATCGCGTGCCTCTCGTCCCcagcctcctcccgccgcgccctGTCACCCCCCGGCCACCACGACGGTGACACGAACGTGCTGGGGAGCGGCCCTGGCGGCGCGGACCCCGACGACTGCTACGTCATGAAGCTGTACCCGGACGGCACGTGGGTCATCGTCTACGCGGTCAGCTGCAAGGCCGTCGCGGGCTGCTACCTTGTGTGCGGCGACGGGGACGACGACGTGCCTGGGAGGAACACCTCCCCGGCCGTGCCCAAGGGCCCTATGCCGCACCTCCACGACGCCGAATTCCAGCGCTGCGGCGATCAGATCACCGCGGCCCTCCCCGCCGTCTAG